The Nerophis lumbriciformis linkage group LG24, RoL_Nlum_v2.1, whole genome shotgun sequence genome includes a region encoding these proteins:
- the rtn4r gene encoding reticulon-4 receptor isoform X2 has product MKTTMTDGGRLLVLIMWLNFAPPAAGCPAKCVCYSEPRPTVACQQQGLFSIPTEIPVRSQRIFLQSNKLTVVRSTSFSSCQNLTVLWLYSNNISYIEAGAFYGLEKLEELDIGDNSNLRTISPTAFRGLTKLHTLHLHRCGLSELPVGVFRGMFSLQYLYLQDNNILTLHDDTFLDLANLTYLYLHNNKIKIVTDNMFRGLINLDRLLLHQNRVIHVQPRAFSDLAKLKSLFLFFNNLTVLTGETMDPLTTLQYLRLNGNQWICDCRARTLWEWFKRFKGSSSELECNVPEFLAGKDLKRLKSEDMEGCVETPQVQTSLFSSKAPSGKFPSTENPLVDTIPRCCLGDNDKSSILSGKSRQITNNPLKEKENMSKTKHKEQERTKNETQNKQNDGPLGTLSDTLEKSLESINPDPMDSIESSTASNKKKKKCSKKPRSDTHCVKGRGATLQGLSFLLVPTVWISLAMS; this is encoded by the coding sequence GAGGGCGGCTCCTGGTCCTGATCATGTGGTTGAACTTTGCGCCTCCAGCTGCCGGCTGCCCTGCCAAGTGTGTGTGCTACAGTGAACCGCGACCAACCGTGGCCTGCCAACAACAAGGACTCTTCTCCATCCCTACTGAGATCCCAGTGCGGAGCCAGAGAATATTCCTCCAAAGCAACAAGCTGACGGTAGTGAGGTCCACAAGCTTCAGTTCGTGCCAGAACTTAACCGTCCTTTGGCTCTACTCAAACAACATAAGCTACATTGAGGCCGGCGCCTTCTACGGCTTGGAGAAACTGGAGGAACTGGACATTGGGGACAACAGCAACCTGCGCACAATCAGCCCTACAGCCTTCCGAGGCTTAACAAAGCTGCACACGCTGCACCTGCACAGGTGCGGCCTGTCAGAGCTGCCGGTCGGGGTGTTCCGGGGAATGTTCTCCCTGCAGTACCTTTACTTGCAGGATAACAACATTCTAACCCTGCACGACGACACTTTTCTGGACCTTGCCAACCTCACCTATCTCTACCTGCACAATAATAAGATCAAAATCGTGACGGACAACATGTTCCGTGGTTTGATCAATCTGGACCGCCTGCTGCTACACCAGAATCGCGTCATTCATGTCCAGCCAAGGGCTTTTAGTGATCTGGCTAAGCTCAAAtctctatttttgttttttaacaaccTGACCGTCTTGACAGGGGAAACAATGGACCCGCTCACCACCCTCCAGTACTTGCGCTTAAACGGCAACCAGTGGATTTGCGACTGCCGAGCCAGAACCCTGTGGGAGTGGTTCAAGCGTTTCAAGGGTTCTAGCTCGGAGTTGGAGTGCAACGTCCCAGAATTCCTGGCCGGCAAGGACCTGAAACGACTAAAGAGTGAAGACATGGAAGGATGCGTGGAAACGCCTCAGGTCCAGACCAGTCTCTTCAGCTCGAAGGCCCCGTCTGGGAAGTTCCCCTCCACTGAAAATCCTCTCGTGGACACAATTCCCAGGTGTTGTCTTGGAGACAACGATAAATCCTCTATCCTGTCCGGCAAGAGTCGCCAGATCACCAACAACCCCCTGAAGGAAAAGGAGAACATGTCTAAGACCAAACATAAGGAACAAGAAAGAACAAAAAATGAGACCCAGAACAAGCAGAATGACGGACCGCTCGGGACCTTGTccgacaccctggaaaagtctttGGAAAGTATAAACCCCGACCCTATGGACAGTATAGAATCCTCTACAGcctcaaacaaaaagaaaaagaagtgcTCCAAAAAGCCCAGATCAGACACCCACTGCGTCAAAGGCAGGGGCGCTACGTTGCAGGGTCTGAGCTTTCTCCTCGTTCCCACCGTCTGGATCTCCTTAGCCATGTCTTAG
- the rtn4r gene encoding reticulon-4 receptor isoform X1: MMMQDLFSQDAKGQIRTGLAGGRLLVLIMWLNFAPPAAGCPAKCVCYSEPRPTVACQQQGLFSIPTEIPVRSQRIFLQSNKLTVVRSTSFSSCQNLTVLWLYSNNISYIEAGAFYGLEKLEELDIGDNSNLRTISPTAFRGLTKLHTLHLHRCGLSELPVGVFRGMFSLQYLYLQDNNILTLHDDTFLDLANLTYLYLHNNKIKIVTDNMFRGLINLDRLLLHQNRVIHVQPRAFSDLAKLKSLFLFFNNLTVLTGETMDPLTTLQYLRLNGNQWICDCRARTLWEWFKRFKGSSSELECNVPEFLAGKDLKRLKSEDMEGCVETPQVQTSLFSSKAPSGKFPSTENPLVDTIPRCCLGDNDKSSILSGKSRQITNNPLKEKENMSKTKHKEQERTKNETQNKQNDGPLGTLSDTLEKSLESINPDPMDSIESSTASNKKKKKCSKKPRSDTHCVKGRGATLQGLSFLLVPTVWISLAMS, encoded by the coding sequence GAGGGCGGCTCCTGGTCCTGATCATGTGGTTGAACTTTGCGCCTCCAGCTGCCGGCTGCCCTGCCAAGTGTGTGTGCTACAGTGAACCGCGACCAACCGTGGCCTGCCAACAACAAGGACTCTTCTCCATCCCTACTGAGATCCCAGTGCGGAGCCAGAGAATATTCCTCCAAAGCAACAAGCTGACGGTAGTGAGGTCCACAAGCTTCAGTTCGTGCCAGAACTTAACCGTCCTTTGGCTCTACTCAAACAACATAAGCTACATTGAGGCCGGCGCCTTCTACGGCTTGGAGAAACTGGAGGAACTGGACATTGGGGACAACAGCAACCTGCGCACAATCAGCCCTACAGCCTTCCGAGGCTTAACAAAGCTGCACACGCTGCACCTGCACAGGTGCGGCCTGTCAGAGCTGCCGGTCGGGGTGTTCCGGGGAATGTTCTCCCTGCAGTACCTTTACTTGCAGGATAACAACATTCTAACCCTGCACGACGACACTTTTCTGGACCTTGCCAACCTCACCTATCTCTACCTGCACAATAATAAGATCAAAATCGTGACGGACAACATGTTCCGTGGTTTGATCAATCTGGACCGCCTGCTGCTACACCAGAATCGCGTCATTCATGTCCAGCCAAGGGCTTTTAGTGATCTGGCTAAGCTCAAAtctctatttttgttttttaacaaccTGACCGTCTTGACAGGGGAAACAATGGACCCGCTCACCACCCTCCAGTACTTGCGCTTAAACGGCAACCAGTGGATTTGCGACTGCCGAGCCAGAACCCTGTGGGAGTGGTTCAAGCGTTTCAAGGGTTCTAGCTCGGAGTTGGAGTGCAACGTCCCAGAATTCCTGGCCGGCAAGGACCTGAAACGACTAAAGAGTGAAGACATGGAAGGATGCGTGGAAACGCCTCAGGTCCAGACCAGTCTCTTCAGCTCGAAGGCCCCGTCTGGGAAGTTCCCCTCCACTGAAAATCCTCTCGTGGACACAATTCCCAGGTGTTGTCTTGGAGACAACGATAAATCCTCTATCCTGTCCGGCAAGAGTCGCCAGATCACCAACAACCCCCTGAAGGAAAAGGAGAACATGTCTAAGACCAAACATAAGGAACAAGAAAGAACAAAAAATGAGACCCAGAACAAGCAGAATGACGGACCGCTCGGGACCTTGTccgacaccctggaaaagtctttGGAAAGTATAAACCCCGACCCTATGGACAGTATAGAATCCTCTACAGcctcaaacaaaaagaaaaagaagtgcTCCAAAAAGCCCAGATCAGACACCCACTGCGTCAAAGGCAGGGGCGCTACGTTGCAGGGTCTGAGCTTTCTCCTCGTTCCCACCGTCTGGATCTCCTTAGCCATGTCTTAG
- the rtn4r gene encoding reticulon-4 receptor isoform X3: MWLNFAPPAAGCPAKCVCYSEPRPTVACQQQGLFSIPTEIPVRSQRIFLQSNKLTVVRSTSFSSCQNLTVLWLYSNNISYIEAGAFYGLEKLEELDIGDNSNLRTISPTAFRGLTKLHTLHLHRCGLSELPVGVFRGMFSLQYLYLQDNNILTLHDDTFLDLANLTYLYLHNNKIKIVTDNMFRGLINLDRLLLHQNRVIHVQPRAFSDLAKLKSLFLFFNNLTVLTGETMDPLTTLQYLRLNGNQWICDCRARTLWEWFKRFKGSSSELECNVPEFLAGKDLKRLKSEDMEGCVETPQVQTSLFSSKAPSGKFPSTENPLVDTIPRCCLGDNDKSSILSGKSRQITNNPLKEKENMSKTKHKEQERTKNETQNKQNDGPLGTLSDTLEKSLESINPDPMDSIESSTASNKKKKKCSKKPRSDTHCVKGRGATLQGLSFLLVPTVWISLAMS, encoded by the coding sequence ATGTGGTTGAACTTTGCGCCTCCAGCTGCCGGCTGCCCTGCCAAGTGTGTGTGCTACAGTGAACCGCGACCAACCGTGGCCTGCCAACAACAAGGACTCTTCTCCATCCCTACTGAGATCCCAGTGCGGAGCCAGAGAATATTCCTCCAAAGCAACAAGCTGACGGTAGTGAGGTCCACAAGCTTCAGTTCGTGCCAGAACTTAACCGTCCTTTGGCTCTACTCAAACAACATAAGCTACATTGAGGCCGGCGCCTTCTACGGCTTGGAGAAACTGGAGGAACTGGACATTGGGGACAACAGCAACCTGCGCACAATCAGCCCTACAGCCTTCCGAGGCTTAACAAAGCTGCACACGCTGCACCTGCACAGGTGCGGCCTGTCAGAGCTGCCGGTCGGGGTGTTCCGGGGAATGTTCTCCCTGCAGTACCTTTACTTGCAGGATAACAACATTCTAACCCTGCACGACGACACTTTTCTGGACCTTGCCAACCTCACCTATCTCTACCTGCACAATAATAAGATCAAAATCGTGACGGACAACATGTTCCGTGGTTTGATCAATCTGGACCGCCTGCTGCTACACCAGAATCGCGTCATTCATGTCCAGCCAAGGGCTTTTAGTGATCTGGCTAAGCTCAAAtctctatttttgttttttaacaaccTGACCGTCTTGACAGGGGAAACAATGGACCCGCTCACCACCCTCCAGTACTTGCGCTTAAACGGCAACCAGTGGATTTGCGACTGCCGAGCCAGAACCCTGTGGGAGTGGTTCAAGCGTTTCAAGGGTTCTAGCTCGGAGTTGGAGTGCAACGTCCCAGAATTCCTGGCCGGCAAGGACCTGAAACGACTAAAGAGTGAAGACATGGAAGGATGCGTGGAAACGCCTCAGGTCCAGACCAGTCTCTTCAGCTCGAAGGCCCCGTCTGGGAAGTTCCCCTCCACTGAAAATCCTCTCGTGGACACAATTCCCAGGTGTTGTCTTGGAGACAACGATAAATCCTCTATCCTGTCCGGCAAGAGTCGCCAGATCACCAACAACCCCCTGAAGGAAAAGGAGAACATGTCTAAGACCAAACATAAGGAACAAGAAAGAACAAAAAATGAGACCCAGAACAAGCAGAATGACGGACCGCTCGGGACCTTGTccgacaccctggaaaagtctttGGAAAGTATAAACCCCGACCCTATGGACAGTATAGAATCCTCTACAGcctcaaacaaaaagaaaaagaagtgcTCCAAAAAGCCCAGATCAGACACCCACTGCGTCAAAGGCAGGGGCGCTACGTTGCAGGGTCTGAGCTTTCTCCTCGTTCCCACCGTCTGGATCTCCTTAGCCATGTCTTAG